The Flavobacterium faecale genomic sequence TATTCATAGCTTGACAACAATCACTTAATTTTGTTGGCTTTAAACCTTTGGCCTTGTAGATTTTTACCGTGCACTCCCAGCGATCACCAATGTTTAAAGTTTCATAATCAAGCCCGTGTAATGCCATTGATTTTGCTAGAACGCCTCGATCAAAACTCTCATTGTGCGCTACTACTACCCTATTTTGGAGTCTTTTTTGGATTTCTGGAAATACTTGTGCAAATGATTTTGCGTTTGCAGTATGATGCGGATAAATGCCATGTACTCGAATTGTAAACGGATTGTACTCATTGTTTGGTGGCTTGATGAGTGTTACATATTCATCGACAATCACGCCGTTTTCTACAGTTACGATTCCGACTGAACACGGATGAAAAGAAGTAGCGGTTTCAAAATCTATGGCGGTAAATGTCAAGGTAAAAAATATTTATGATTTGAAAATTTGTTTTGTTACGAACTATATTATGGGAAACAGTCGTACTTAGTAGCCCCGATCGCAGCAAAGTATCCTTTTGTGAGGTGATGCGTAGCAAATCACCTCACAAAAGATACTGCTAAGAGCGGGACATACGTTATTGTGAACGAAAATAGGCTTGCTCCTTACTCTCTTTAATTAAAGAAATTCCAGATTAAACCAAAGCGAATGGCCATGTCGCGGAATGGCGTGCTCGGTGACGAATAGTAATTATTGCCCGAGAATGACGAGTTGAAATGTTCGGCTTTGATAAAGATTCGGGTACGTTGAATTTTTGCATTAACAAAAATATCTAGGTTAGGATAGTTACCAATTTGTTTTTGATTCTGCACAAAAAATTCCCCTACGACTCCGTTGTAATCGTTGGCATAGTATTTTGTAAAATAGTTTAAGCTAATTCCGGTTTGTAAAAAAAGTGCCTTTTTGAAAAAATAATTGGTGTAGTACAATGTATTTCTAGTGACCAATTCGGGAACGTTTAAAACTAAATCCTCTTGGTTAACCTTTTGGTACAAAACAGTGTTGTCAAAACCGAATTTCCCAAATTTAAATTCTTTATTCAGCTTAAGGGATACATAACTAATGGTTTTACCATATTGCTCAGGTGCAATAATTTGCTGTGAGGCAGTGGTTGCAACGTCTTTAAAATACAGATGATCGTCAAGTGTAAGTACAGTCAATGTTCCATTAACCCATGGCGTAACTGCCGTGGCAGCTAAACGATTGATTTTTTCGTTTTTAAAACTATTGCTCCAATTGTAATTTACAAAACTACTTTGAAATAAATTGTAGTTGTCGGCTGCTAGTTTGTTAGTGTTTTGGTATTGAAAATCGAATTGAAAATCGTCGTTGAGATCCAATTTCATTTTAGCTTCTAGATTTGATAACGATTGATTCGTGATTGATCTGGTATAAAGAAACTTACCTGTCCATTTGTTTTTTTGGTAATCATACTGCCCACCTGCAGAGTTGATACTGCGAGTAAGCGATGCTGGTATGACATTACCGTTTTCTTGGACATAAATTTTATAATAATAAAAATTAGATCTGAAATCGTCTACAAAAAACTGAAATTTACCCAAGGTTGTATTCTCATAAGTAGCACCAACTTTGTTGTACATTTTATTATATCGAAGTTGATCTTTTAGGTCTGACGTTACAAACGCATCACCGAAGCGATATACTGTAGTTGTTCCAACAGTTGAAGCAACGGTAGGTTGTTTGTATTCGAAAAATTTGTTTTCGTAATTGAATTGGTGATTGATATAGAGGTTATTGGCTCCTTTTTTGGGATTTACCTGAAAACTATGATCAACGAAAAGGCGTTTTCCTTTCAGAAAAGTTTCGGCATCAGTCAAATACACTTCTAAACTTTGCTTGACACTAAAATTAGGGTCATTACTCTCAAAATCAGAAATGGTTGTGATTCCGCCATTTTCTTCATTCAAAATATCTTGGGATACGAAATGTCCGTTGGCAATATAACGTCCATTTTTACTGCTGTAACTACCTGTAAATCTAAAGTGACCAGAATTGGCAAATTGATTGATGTATTTACCCTCGGAGCGAATACCCTTGTACGCCAACGAAAAGTTGAGTCTTGGATGAATATTTAAACTAAAATAAGAATCGACCAATTGACCTTTACCAATAATCGATTTAAAAAACAACTCGGTCACAGGTGTAGCTACAGAGGCGTAGCGAACCTGCCCTGCCTCAATAAAACTAAAATGTTTCCCCTTTAAACCCATTGAAGGATAGGGCGAAAAGTCATTTAAACTATATTGCAGCGTATTGTACGGCTGACCCTCATTTGAAAACGCCAAAAGACCAAAGGTATCTCTGCGCAAATAATTGTGGCTGTACTCTTTTTGAATCGTTAGTGAGGTATCGATATAAGTGGTATCTCTATCTATAGAAATAAAGCGATACATATCTACAGTAGCTATTTTGGTACTATCTTTTGGGTCTGCCTCTTCTGTTCTTAGGCTCTTTCTGGGAGCTTCTTCTTTTGGTTTTTGTTGAGCGAACAACAAACTAGGTAATAAGCATAAAAAAAAGAGTATTCTCATTGGGACAACTGATTAGGCAATTTTTGAACTAACGTTTAATTGAGGCAAAGGTAATCGATAAAAAGCTATAAAAAAATAGCAAGTATTACTTAGTTATTATCCATCAAAAGGAATGGCTACAGATAGCATTAGTAATCTTTCAAACCTTTTTTTGAAACGGAATATAGCACATGCACAGTTTAGCAAATCTCCACAAACAGACCGAATAGATGGTAACGCAGTTCAAACTACTATTATTGTTCGGCATCAAATTGCAGATTATCCAAAAAAATTACAATCTTTGTTTTCTAAAAATATTTTTCATGCTCGAAAGACAATTCTCTACCTTTATATTGGAAGCTGGAACCGATGAAGCTGGTCGTGGTTGCTTGGCTGGACCTGTTACGGCCGCTGCAGTAATATTATCGACTGATTTTGACAATGACCTACTTAACGACAGTAAACAGTTATCTGAAAAAGTTCGAGAAATATTAAAACCCATAATCGAAAGTCAAGCCGTGGCATATGCCGTTACGCACTTGTACCCAAAAGAGATTGACGAAATAAACATTTTGAATAGTTCCATGAAAGCGATGCAAGAGTGTGTTTTAAAACTCAACACTGTTCCTGAATACATCATCGTTGATGGTAACAGGGCCTTAAATGCTAAGCTTGGTTTGAAAAGCAAGTCAGGCAAAAAATTTACTAAAGCTGAAATTGTAGTGTTACAATCGATTCCGAATCAAAGCATCGTAAAAGGAGACTCTAAATATTTGAGTATTGCTGCGGCTTCTGTTTTGGCAAAGACGGAACGCGATGCGTACATGAACAAAATTCATGAGGAATTCCCGATGTACAATTGGAAGAAAAACAAGGGCTATCCTACCAAAGAGCATCGAGCTGCCATAAAAAAATATGGCCCTACAAAATACCATCGAATGAGTTTCAAACTACTGCCGGATCAATTGGTGCTCGAACTGTAATCCTCTCCCCAGCCCTTTCCGAAGGAAAGGGAGCCAAAGCATTGTGGTTAAAATTGAACTTATTTAATTGCTAAGCACGTAAAGGAAGCGCAAAAGACACAAGGCGTTATAAACATTTTTAATTGAAGATTATTGAATATCGATTTTTGAAATACCTTACAACGCCAGTTTTGAACTTTGAAATTGACTTTTGAAATTGATTTTTGAAGTTGGCTTTTGAAATTGATTTTTGAAGTTGACTTTTGAAGTTGATTATTCAATAATGCACTCAAATAAGGTTGCGAAGTGTTTAACGATTTTGTCTTTCACTTCTTGTTCGTCTACTTTTTCAACGCCTAGCTCTACGTTTAAAGAGGTAACTGCTTTTCCGCGGATACCACATGGGATTATGTTGTCAAAATAACCCAAATCTACATTTACGTTTAGCGCGAAGCCGTGCATGGTCACCCACCTAGAAGCGCGGACTCCCATTGCGCATATTTTGCGTGCAAAGGGCGTACCTACCCCCAACCAAACGCCGGTTTCACCATCGCTGCGACCGCATTCTAGTCCATATTCTTGAAGTGTCAAAATAATTGATTCCTCAAGTAATCGTAAATATTTATGAATATCTGTAAAGAAATTTTCTAGGTCTATTATCGGGTAACCTACAATTTGACCTGGACCATGATAGGTGATATCTCCACCACGATTGATTTTATAAAAAGTAGCTCCTTTTGCTTCTAATTGTTTTTCTGAAAGTAATAAGTTGGTTAAATCGCCACTTTTACCTAGCGTGTACACATGAGGGTGCTCGACCAACAACAAATAATTAGGTGTTGGCTCATCGCCCTCTTCTCTTCTGTTTTTGATTTTCAGATCGACAACCGCTTTGAAAAGTTCTTCTTGATACTCCCAAGCTGCTTTATAATCTAGGCTTCCTAAATCTTGAAGCTGGACATTTTTGTTTATCATTATTCAAATACTACATTAAGATTTAGTTTTTCGGGATTCTCCATGTACTCTGCAAATGGGTAACGCACCGTTATCGTTTTTCTATCACCACTAAAAAGGGCATCTGGATTTGAAACTGATTTTACAGGCTTCGGAAAATGATATTTTAAGGTATAACTCGAAGAGGCAAAAAGCATTTTTGACATTCCGGTAGAGTCTTTGGCTACTTGATTTTCCTTTACCATTTCTACATTTCGGTTAAATGTTTTTCCGTCATATGAAAAACTTAATTTGGAATTATTATCTCCAAAACTTCCGCCAAAAGGGCTTTTATCTGTGCTGCTTGATTTTGTTTTCTTTAAATCTTTCAAAACGGAAAAGCCTTCCATTAAATTCTGAAGTTCAGCTATTTTCGAAAAAGGAGAATTCATAGCAATTAAAAATTCCTGCTTATCGGGATCCATTTTCATGTGCAAAACTGTATTTTCCATACGTTTTAGGGCAGCTTGCTCCTCAGTACTTAAGTTTGCTATACTGTCTTTTTTGCTTTCGAAAATAGATTTAAAAGTAATGGTAGAATCTAGCACTTTCTGATTCTCTTTCATCCCCATCTTTTCACCAATCTTACCACCACCCATTGCCAAGAGCCCAGAAGCATCAACTTCAAGAGCAAATTCACCAGATCCATTCTCTTGAATATCAATGGTTTCAACAAAATTACAAGAAACTAAAAGGAAGATAGAAAAAAGCAGTACGGTCTTTTGAAAAAAATATTGCATAGAAAGTTTTTTTTTCAAAGATACAAACTTTAAATAACTATCCATATTTGAGCAGCATTCTAACTAATTCGATTTACAAGTTTTACAAATGCTAAAAAAACCATTTCTAAATTTTCACCCTCCTTTTATCATTCGAAAATAACTTCAAGAGCGGTGATTTCAGGATTTTGTAAACAATCTGTTAGTACATATTGTATTTGGAATGATTTACGATCGGGACTTATTTTAGCATTATTATTAGAAACTGACTTTATTTTTCGAAAAAAATGATACTTTAACGTGTAATCTTGAACCACTTTAAAATTGACATATTGCTTTTTTAACTCATTAAACTTTTCAACTTCACGCTTTAGTCCTTCTTGATCTGTGATAGTTACAATCCTCTTGAAGCGATCAGATGTTAGGGAATATTGAATGGTGAAATAATGTTCCTCAGCGGTCAATGCATAGTTATTAGCCAAATCATCTGCATAATCTTCTGTTTTATACAAATCTGGAACTTCTTCTACCTTTTGAAAGGATTGTGAAAGTGTTGTTCGAAATTCTTTTTCAAAAGAGCTTTGTTTGACATGTACTTGAACCTCCTTAAACTTAGAAAACAATTGTTGTTCAACGGGAGTATATTTATCAAAATTACCTTTATACTTCGAAATGTAATCTAAGAACACATAAGAGGTATCTTTAAACTTGGTTTCTTTCGAATAATTTTCACCAGCCAAAGTCATATAACTGTATTCATCTCGAAGTTGTTCTACTTCAATTGTACCGCTACCATCTTCGTTAATAGAAATAGTTTCGGTCACATGGCAGCTACAAGCCACTATTGATAAGACCAAATACGTTAGTCGTTTTATAAAGATCATTGCTATTTAAATAAATGAATATAATAATATACCTATAATGATAATCAAAATAGTATTTGGTTTGCATTAAACCCAAAAGTTTATTTAGTCTTCTTTTTTCAAAACTTCAATATCCTCTACAATTCGATCCATCTCGAATGCTAGCGTACCATTGTACACGCCACGTATACGACGTTTACCATCTACTAAGATAAAATTTTCGGTATGTAGAAAATCGTTTAATTTACCATAAAAACCAATGGAATCACCTGCAAAATATTGTTTTTTGGCTAAGCTATATAAGGCAGCTTTATCACCTGTGAGCAAATGCCACTTGCCCGAAACACACCCTTTTTGGATGGCATATTCTTTTAACTTGGCAACATTATCTATTTCTGGAGTTACGGAGTGAGATAGCAAAAGAATTTCAGGGTCATTGGCAAATTTATTTTGAAGAATTTTCATGTTGTCCGTCATTCTTGGGCAAATGCTTCCGCAGCTGGTAAACATAAAATTGGCTACATAAATTTTTCCTTCAACTGTCTTTTCGGTAATTTTTTGACCGTCTTGATTGGTAAAACTAAACGACGGAATAGTATGAATTTTGTTGTAAAAAGGACTTTTGGGGGTGATCCATTCCGGTGTGAACTCAGGGGAATTATAAAAAGGCATTCCCTCCTCTTCTTCTTCGGTGATTTGCTTGCAAGCACTAGTCAATCCTATGATGACCAAAAGTAAAAACACATTATATCTTAGGGACTTTTTCATTTGGATTTTTACATAATTTAATTCCGATTAAACCGTATTTCTTACCTTTTTTGATCACATAATTGGCTCTAACACTTCCGTCTTGATACCATAACCGTTCCGATCCCTCTTCATGACCTTGCTCATAATGAAATTTTTTGAACAATTGTCCTGTTTCATACCATTCTAGAACAGTACCGTTGTATTCA encodes the following:
- a CDS encoding 3'-5' exonuclease, with protein sequence MTFTAIDFETATSFHPCSVGIVTVENGVIVDEYVTLIKPPNNEYNPFTIRVHGIYPHHTANAKSFAQVFPEIQKRLQNRVVVAHNESFDRGVLAKSMALHGLDYETLNIGDRWECTVKIYKAKGLKPTKLSDCCQAMNIQLNHHEALSDARACAKLFLLK
- a CDS encoding putative porin; protein product: MRILFFLCLLPSLLFAQQKPKEEAPRKSLRTEEADPKDSTKIATVDMYRFISIDRDTTYIDTSLTIQKEYSHNYLRRDTFGLLAFSNEGQPYNTLQYSLNDFSPYPSMGLKGKHFSFIEAGQVRYASVATPVTELFFKSIIGKGQLVDSYFSLNIHPRLNFSLAYKGIRSEGKYINQFANSGHFRFTGSYSSKNGRYIANGHFVSQDILNEENGGITTISDFESNDPNFSVKQSLEVYLTDAETFLKGKRLFVDHSFQVNPKKGANNLYINHQFNYENKFFEYKQPTVASTVGTTTVYRFGDAFVTSDLKDQLRYNKMYNKVGATYENTTLGKFQFFVDDFRSNFYYYKIYVQENGNVIPASLTRSINSAGGQYDYQKNKWTGKFLYTRSITNQSLSNLEAKMKLDLNDDFQFDFQYQNTNKLAADNYNLFQSSFVNYNWSNSFKNEKINRLAATAVTPWVNGTLTVLTLDDHLYFKDVATTASQQIIAPEQYGKTISYVSLKLNKEFKFGKFGFDNTVLYQKVNQEDLVLNVPELVTRNTLYYTNYFFKKALFLQTGISLNYFTKYYANDYNGVVGEFFVQNQKQIGNYPNLDIFVNAKIQRTRIFIKAEHFNSSFSGNNYYSSPSTPFRDMAIRFGLIWNFFN
- a CDS encoding ribonuclease HII, with product MLERQFSTFILEAGTDEAGRGCLAGPVTAAAVILSTDFDNDLLNDSKQLSEKVREILKPIIESQAVAYAVTHLYPKEIDEINILNSSMKAMQECVLKLNTVPEYIIVDGNRALNAKLGLKSKSGKKFTKAEIVVLQSIPNQSIVKGDSKYLSIAAASVLAKTERDAYMNKIHEEFPMYNWKKNKGYPTKEHRAAIKKYGPTKYHRMSFKLLPDQLVLEL
- the lipB gene encoding lipoyl(octanoyl) transferase LipB encodes the protein MNKNVQLQDLGSLDYKAAWEYQEELFKAVVDLKIKNRREEGDEPTPNYLLLVEHPHVYTLGKSGDLTNLLLSEKQLEAKGATFYKINRGGDITYHGPGQIVGYPIIDLENFFTDIHKYLRLLEESIILTLQEYGLECGRSDGETGVWLGVGTPFARKICAMGVRASRWVTMHGFALNVNVDLGYFDNIIPCGIRGKAVTSLNVELGVEKVDEQEVKDKIVKHFATLFECIIE
- a CDS encoding SCO family protein — protein: MKKSLRYNVFLLLVIIGLTSACKQITEEEEEGMPFYNSPEFTPEWITPKSPFYNKIHTIPSFSFTNQDGQKITEKTVEGKIYVANFMFTSCGSICPRMTDNMKILQNKFANDPEILLLSHSVTPEIDNVAKLKEYAIQKGCVSGKWHLLTGDKAALYSLAKKQYFAGDSIGFYGKLNDFLHTENFILVDGKRRIRGVYNGTLAFEMDRIVEDIEVLKKED